A segment of the Pseudoalteromonas piscicida genome:
GTTTTTATCAGTATTTTATGGAGGCAACGATGGGTATTCGCACAGCATTAAGAAAAGAGCTTATGAACGTTGATAAGACAGATCTAATGACCGCGGATGATGTACGTCACTATGTCAATGAGTCTCTCACGCAAGCCAAGGATAAGCTCTCTGTCATCTCTCGATTTAATGAGCATCATAGCCAGGTGCAAGCCGGGCTGCCAAGTCAGGAGCGGCATCTACGTCATCAACAGCATCGATTGTTTAAAGATATTCTCTACCCAAAAGCGTCTGTTGAAAATTGGTTGTCTAGGTGTTAATTTGAAGTATTAATAAGACTGAGGTAGAAGTGTACTTCCCAGATTAGGTGCACTTCAAACCGAGGCGTAACACCAAGGATGACAATGCAACGTATTTTCGCAATTGCTACTTTATTATTGAGTGGCTGTAGCACCCAAACCCTACATATCTTTGAATCCGGTCTTGATGAAGATACTAGAGCTAACTTAGTTCAAGCGCTAGAAAAGCGAGATATTCATTATCGTTTTACCGAGCTTCCCGTACCGCTACAATATGAGAGCGCACAATTAAATATTCCACCGATGACTTCTGGCGACAATTGGCTTAGGGATATCGAATATGTGGTGAAAAAGATTGGTTTTGATACCCTGACAATTTCAGAATTTAATATGGAAGGGCACCGTTATACACCGAATAACGCGGGGTTGTATCTGGTGCAAAACAGAGCTGCTCAAGCATTGCCAGATCTATTGTTTGCCCACCAATGTAAAGATGATTCTATCCAATTGCAGCTGAAACCCAATGGTCATTGGCAGCAGGTTGGCACTGAGTATCGGGGGCGTTGGACATATGAAAGTAATTCTCTCACGCTCACATGGCGTGAGAAACCCGAGCAGCACCCCTACCAACAAGTGTATGCCGAGCGCGAACATACAGTGCAGACATTACAAGGGCCCAAGCCTGCAAAAACATTTACCCGCCAGCAGCTTTTCGATGGACCAGTGCCGGTCTTTAACTGTAACTTACAAGTGATCTTTGCTGAGTGAGTTAATAACTCGCTGGGCTCGTGTCACTTGCTGCAGACCGAGCTTCACTTGTTTCGTGGCGGGAACAAATGGAGCCGGAGCCATGTTCGAGCTCTGGATCACAGGATATTCATGAAGCAAATTAGCATACATGGACTGAGTGCTTGGTTTCAGCAAGAAATCAATAAATAGCTCGGCATTGTGTGCATTGGGTGAGTGCTTTGCTATCGCAACCGTGGTGGTAGAAATAGGCGTTTTTCCCGAGTGCATTTTCAGAAAGTGGATCTCTAGTTGTTCGGCAAGTGCCTTATCGCGCTTATTTTCGGAGTGCTGCATCATGCTCCAGTAATAGTGATTCGCCAGCGCAAATTCACATTGACCTTGTGCAAGCGCTCGTAGTTGCTCTCTATCTCCTCCCACAGGGCGTTTTGCTAATAGCGTATTAGCGTGATTGAGCCATGAGGAGTCATTGCTATTTGAAGAAGCATAGAGGCTCGATGCTAACGTCAAGTTATAACTATGAGACCACTGGCGAATGCAAAACTTACCCTTGTAAAGCGCTTTATCTAAATCCGAAAAGTGCTCCGGCAACGGTGTTGAAACGCCTTTTTTACGGAATAATGCGCGTGTCCTTATCGAAACACTGATCCACCGCTTATCATCATCCTTCAGTTCATGATTTACTGCTTGCCAATTTGTGATCTTGTCGATAGGACGCAGTAGTGCTTTGTAATCATGCAACTGAATTAGATCTGAGGTGAGCAACACATCGGCCTTTGAGTCGGCGCCATCGCTTTTGAGACGCTCAAGCAGTTGTGCTGATTTGCCATTTACTAGGTTTACGGTGAGCCCAGTCTCTTTTTCAAATGCTTGGAGGACAGGTTGAATTAATTCATATTTTCTAAATGAATAGACGTTTACTTGCGAGGTGTGGGGCTGCTTTGCAACCGCTTGACCAAAATGTACCCAAAAGAGCAAAAAAAGGAAAAGTTTACTTTTATTCATTGCAAATAAGAATTATTATCGAATGGGTGTAGCATACAATGTTCGATGAAGATGTCCAGAATTAAACGACGCGTTTTTACAAATGCCATTCTCCAGAGTGCTCAACAGGTTTTTAAGCGAAGACTTCCCGTGTTGGGGTTCACATTGTTGTTCGTCTGTTTGATATATGTTGGCTTGATAGCGAATGTTTACTACCAAAACCAATCAGAAAGCAAAAGTGCGCAGGAGTTGACACGATTAGAATACTTACTGGATAGTAAGTTGCAACACGTTGCTCACCTTCTGTATTCGATAGATGCCTACCTCAACACCCATCAAGATGCAGACTTTTATGAGATAGCGCAATCACAACTTACCACGGTGAATTTAGGGTTGAGTATGGAAACATACGCAGTGGTTTCACCTGAACAATTCTCCATATTAGAGAAAGTGCAGCGAGAAAGAGGCTATTTTGACTTTAAAGTTAGAGGCAATCTAGATAAGCAGGCTAACCAATGGTTGGTGGTTACCCGTGCAGCACCTGTGTCTGAAGTTGGTCAGACCGTCGGGCAGGCGGAGGTACTTGAGAGAGATATTTTTGCAGAGCGGGATGAGAATGACTTAACGACCTATGTCTGGCCAAATAGGCAAAAACTTAGTGTATTGATTGAACAACCGCGTTTTGGAGAGTTTAAAACGCTACTGGGATTAAGTTTTGAGTTACCTTTTTTATTGGATTCACTATTTGGCCAATTATATCAGCAGCGTAAGCAACACTTATTGGTCTCTTCAAAAAATGAAATTATTTATAGCTCCGATTGGCAAAAACGCTTCGACCTTCAGAATTTAACGCCAAGTGCGGTACACACCATTAATTTTTATGGTTTGCCCATTACCATGCAGTTGTATGACGAGGCGTGTTTACATCCAAGTTGGTTAAATAACCATAGCGTACTGATTGTACTGTTTTTAGGTATTTTGGCCACCTGTATTTTATTGGTGTGGCTCCAGCTAAGGCAACTGAAAAACCGCAATGACACCGTCAATAATTTAGTTGTTGAAAGAACAAAAAGCCTAGAGGTGTCTAATCACAGATTACAAGTCGAATCTAATAAGCGGTTAGGGGCTTTGCAGCAACAGGTCGCTGCAGAGCGTAAGTATAAAAGTTTATTCGTTAATAGCCATGAAGGTTTATTTGTACTAGACCGCCTAGGCTACATCATTGACTCCAACCCCGCTTTCAATGCGTTACTTTTTGGTGGGCGTATTCCTTCGCCAAATACAGACTTTAGTGCGCTTATGCAAGACGCTGAGTGTCATGAGCAGTGGAACCAGATTGTTGCCACTAAGCAAGCTCACCAAGAAATGGAGTGGTTAGCAAAAGCAGAATCAGGAGAGCATATCTGGCTTAGGCATTCTGGGCATTGGCTGCATCAACCGGATAGTTGCTTGTATGAGGGGAGAGTGACGGACATTACTCAGGCTAAACTGTTCCAAGAACAATTGCGATATAAAGCCCAACATGACAGCTTGACCGATCTGCTAAATCGTCAGAGCTTTGTGTCTTTGGTTGATAAGCTCCGTGAGCGTAAACGCGCCAAGTTTACTTTGCTATATATTGACTTAGACCGCTTTAAGCTAATAAACGATACCTTAGGCCATCAAGCTGGCGATAAGCTGCTTATCGAATTTGCAACAAGAATGCGTATGCTGCTTAGTAGCTATGCCGATATTGCCCGGCTTGGCGGTGATGAATTCGCCGTCCTTATTTACGATGAGCATCTACATGAACCAATTGAGGGGGTGCTTGAAGATATTCTTGCGCGGATCCGAGCGCCATTTCTGTATCAGGGTAACAGCCACTGTGTAAGTGGTAGCGTTGGCGTACGTCACTTTACCGTTCCGTGTCTACATTGCGATGCAGAGAAGCTATTACATGATGCCGATATTGCAATGTATGAGACAAAGAAGCGAGGCAAGAACACTTATCATATATTCACGAATGCTATCGCTTGCGAAGCAGGTCGAAAGATCCAGATTGAGCAAGCGCTACAGGCAATAGTGATGTCTCGCGAACTAAGCCTGAATTTGCAGCCCGTTTATTGTCAAAAAGGGCAGAATTTAAAAGGGTTCGAAGCGCTACTACGCTGGAATAGCCCAATACTTGGAGAAGTAAGTCCTGCGGAATTTATTCCCATCGCAGAACAATGCGCGAAGATTTCAGAGCTGGGTTGCTGGGTATTTGATCAGGCGCTCAATTTTATCAATGTCGTAGGAGACAGCACCCTTTTTGTTGCGGTTAATGTTTCTCCGTTGCAACTCCAGTCGCAGGAATTTATCGATTGGTTAGTGTCTCGCTGTGAGGATGAAAATGTTGCGATGAAACAAATTAAGCTTGAGTTGACAGAATCCGCTATGATGGCAGAGGAAAACATGCTTATAGGGCCGCTGGAACAACTTCATCAAGCGGGATTTGGCATCTATATTGATGACTTTGGCACAGGTTATAGCAGCCTTGCCCGGCTCAATCATCTTCCCGTGGATGGCATTAAAATAGATAGGGCTTTTATGTCCGGCATTGAGCTGGGCGGTAAGGCGACGCAACTCATTGAAGCGATTTGTGCGATTGCGCACAGCTTTAACCTTGTCGTGACAGCCGAGGGTATTGAAACGGCAGCGCAGCTTGATACGTTATCAAGGCTTTATTGTCATCAAACGCAAGGCTATTTTATGTCGAAGCCACTGGTTGTGGCAGAAGCTAAACGCCTCGCTTTGCCGAACAAAAAAGTGCATCAGTTATTTGCCTAGTTAACCAGAGGTTTGGATAACAAAGTGACATCTTGTTATGTGATAGAAATAATGGCTGAAAAAGTAAAAATACCTATTGACCTTAACATGGGTTGAGGTTTTAACCTGCCTCCATCAACTTTAGGAGTCAGTCATGGAATTAGAAGCGAATATCAATCAATATCTTAGCAGCTTATCGTTACAGCACTTTGCTGGGATTGAGCTGGTCACCGAGTTACAACAAAAACACCTTTCTCGCTACGCCTTCTCAAGTATTAATGCCATGTATGGTGAGCGTCTGTTGCTTGACCCATTACCACTATTTAGCCGTTTAGTGACCAACAAACAAGGTGGCTACTGCTTTGAGCATAACAAGGTGGCATTTTTAGCGCTGCAACAGCTTGGGTTTACAGTAAGGCCGGTTCTTGCGAGAGTAATGCTAAATGGTAGCTCCTCCAATCCTCGTTCTCACCGGATGACATTGCTTAATTTGGATGGTGAGCGGTACTTGGTTGATGTAGGATTTGGAGTGAAGTCGCCTCGTGTACCGATTAACATTAATCAGGCCTTAACTATCCAAGGTCGGCAGACTTATCAGGTACAAAAGACAGCAGACACAGTCAAAGTGACTCTGTTAGAGGAAGGAGAAGCACCGCTTACTTTATATCATGTCGACCTTGCTGAAGTGTTCGAATCCGATTGTGAAGTGGCACACTTTTATTCCCATCAACATCCTGAAGCGGCGTTTGTGAATAACTTAGTGGTCTCTCGAATTACAGATTGCCACCGTTATTTACTGCGTAATCAGAGTTATTTCGAATGGCATGAATGCGATGGCAGTGTTACTGAAACTAAAGTGGAGAGCTTTGCTCAGCTAGAGCAGTTAGTAAAAGAGACATTTTTGCTTGAAACGCCAAGAGCAGTTTTAAAAAGCGTATACGATAAAGTCCTAACTCGCGCCGCAAATAAACCAGTCGAGCGTTAATTCGACTGGTTTTACGTGAATTAGTTTACGGTATTACCACCTTCTAGCTTAGTCTTCCAACCTAGAAACCACAAAATAGGGGTTAAGATACTCGGCTTTTTGATTATAGCGCAGAGGCTCGCCATTCACTTGGCTGACCTTTGCCCCAGCGATACTCGCCACCGCGTGTCCGGCCCCGGTATCCCACTCTGAAGTTGGGCCAAGACGAGGGTAAACATCGGCTTTACTTTCGGCTACTAAACATAACTTAAGTGAACTGCCTTTAGGCACCATGTCGACTTGCTCGAAGCGGGTAAGGTACTCGGCTAAATCTGGTGAAGGATGTGAGCGCGAGCCAACTACTTTGATTAAACCTTGATTGGGCTTTGTGGTGACTTTGAGCTCTATGCGAGCTTCACCCGTTTGCTTGAACGCGCCAATACTTTTTTCTGCAAGGTAGCTTTCATTAAGTGCTGGAGCATGAACAACACCAAGAATGGGTTCACCGTTATTAATAAGTGCAATATTTACCGTAAATTCGCCATTTTTCTTGATGAATTCCTTAGTGCCATCAATGGGGTCAACCAGCCAATATTCTTGCCATTGTTGGCGCTCTTGCCAATCTATTCCTGCGCTTTCTTCGCTTAATATCGGCATTTCGGGAGTGAGGGTTTTAAGGCCTGCAACAATAATTTTATGTGCAGCGAGATCTGCCT
Coding sequences within it:
- a CDS encoding extracellular solute-binding protein gives rise to the protein MLFWVHFGQAVAKQPHTSQVNVYSFRKYELIQPVLQAFEKETGLTVNLVNGKSAQLLERLKSDGADSKADVLLTSDLIQLHDYKALLRPIDKITNWQAVNHELKDDDKRWISVSIRTRALFRKKGVSTPLPEHFSDLDKALYKGKFCIRQWSHSYNLTLASSLYASSNSNDSSWLNHANTLLAKRPVGGDREQLRALAQGQCEFALANHYYWSMMQHSENKRDKALAEQLEIHFLKMHSGKTPISTTTVAIAKHSPNAHNAELFIDFLLKPSTQSMYANLLHEYPVIQSSNMAPAPFVPATKQVKLGLQQVTRAQRVINSLSKDHL
- a CDS encoding putative bifunctional diguanylate cyclase/phosphodiesterase; translation: MLGFTLLFVCLIYVGLIANVYYQNQSESKSAQELTRLEYLLDSKLQHVAHLLYSIDAYLNTHQDADFYEIAQSQLTTVNLGLSMETYAVVSPEQFSILEKVQRERGYFDFKVRGNLDKQANQWLVVTRAAPVSEVGQTVGQAEVLERDIFAERDENDLTTYVWPNRQKLSVLIEQPRFGEFKTLLGLSFELPFLLDSLFGQLYQQRKQHLLVSSKNEIIYSSDWQKRFDLQNLTPSAVHTINFYGLPITMQLYDEACLHPSWLNNHSVLIVLFLGILATCILLVWLQLRQLKNRNDTVNNLVVERTKSLEVSNHRLQVESNKRLGALQQQVAAERKYKSLFVNSHEGLFVLDRLGYIIDSNPAFNALLFGGRIPSPNTDFSALMQDAECHEQWNQIVATKQAHQEMEWLAKAESGEHIWLRHSGHWLHQPDSCLYEGRVTDITQAKLFQEQLRYKAQHDSLTDLLNRQSFVSLVDKLRERKRAKFTLLYIDLDRFKLINDTLGHQAGDKLLIEFATRMRMLLSSYADIARLGGDEFAVLIYDEHLHEPIEGVLEDILARIRAPFLYQGNSHCVSGSVGVRHFTVPCLHCDAEKLLHDADIAMYETKKRGKNTYHIFTNAIACEAGRKIQIEQALQAIVMSRELSLNLQPVYCQKGQNLKGFEALLRWNSPILGEVSPAEFIPIAEQCAKISELGCWVFDQALNFINVVGDSTLFVAVNVSPLQLQSQEFIDWLVSRCEDENVAMKQIKLELTESAMMAEENMLIGPLEQLHQAGFGIYIDDFGTGYSSLARLNHLPVDGIKIDRAFMSGIELGGKATQLIEAICAIAHSFNLVVTAEGIETAAQLDTLSRLYCHQTQGYFMSKPLVVAEAKRLALPNKKVHQLFA
- a CDS encoding arylamine N-acetyltransferase family protein, with the translated sequence MELEANINQYLSSLSLQHFAGIELVTELQQKHLSRYAFSSINAMYGERLLLDPLPLFSRLVTNKQGGYCFEHNKVAFLALQQLGFTVRPVLARVMLNGSSSNPRSHRMTLLNLDGERYLVDVGFGVKSPRVPININQALTIQGRQTYQVQKTADTVKVTLLEEGEAPLTLYHVDLAEVFESDCEVAHFYSHQHPEAAFVNNLVVSRITDCHRYLLRNQSYFEWHECDGSVTETKVESFAQLEQLVKETFLLETPRAVLKSVYDKVLTRAANKPVER
- the cysQ gene encoding 3'(2'),5'-bisphosphate nucleotidase CysQ translates to MNHTDLLEEVLNLSIRAGEAIMEIYAKDFNVEYKEDESPVTEADLAAHKIIVAGLKTLTPEMPILSEESAGIDWQERQQWQEYWLVDPIDGTKEFIKKNGEFTVNIALINNGEPILGVVHAPALNESYLAEKSIGAFKQTGEARIELKVTTKPNQGLIKVVGSRSHPSPDLAEYLTRFEQVDMVPKGSSLKLCLVAESKADVYPRLGPTSEWDTGAGHAVASIAGAKVSQVNGEPLRYNQKAEYLNPYFVVSRLED